In Nitrospirota bacterium, the DNA window CCGCCGATATCCGCAAAGGTCCTGAGCGTCGCCAACTCGGCGTTCTTCGGCACAGGCACGCCTACGACCGACATTAAAAATGCTGTTGTCAGGATAGGCTTCGATAATGTTAAAAATATCGCGCTTGGAATATCCCTGATGACAGTCCTTGATGACGGCAAGCGGAACGGGATATTCGACTACATGAGAATTTTTGAGCATTCCACGGTTGTGGGCGCGGCCGCAAAGGCATTGGCCAGGAAACTTGATTCAGATATTCCCGAGGACGTGTTTATCAACGGCATGCTGCATGACATAGGGTTTTTGATAATGAATAAATATTTCCCTGAAAGTTATGGCAGGGTGCTGGATATGTTCAAAGAGAAGAAGTCTTTGCTTGAGGCCGAGGAAGCCGTATTCGGTTTTACTCACGCGGACATGGGCACGTGGCTGGTCGACAAATGGAATCTGCCCGACATTATTTTAGATACCACGCAGTACCATCACGCGCCGTCAAAAGCAAAAAGGAATTTAAATCTCGCGGCGCTTGCCCATGTGGCGGATTTTATAGCTACCAGGAGTATTTTCAGCGCCACAAAGGAAGACCCGAATTATCCTTTCGACAAAGCTTCACTTGATATTCTCGGGATTTCAGAGAACGGCCTCAAGGACCTGGAAGCGGAGATCAAGAGTGAAATATTTATCTGAGGTACTACGCAATGGATAACCCGTCCTTTATAAAATTACTGGAAGACATAGTGAAGGGGTCGCGCATCCCGGATTCCTTTACCGGCCTTTCCGCTGAAGAGGAAATACTTGCAATAAGGATCCATGGAGAGCTTGAGAAGGCAAAGGCCTATAAAAATTACTCCGGGATATATCTTCAGGCGTTAAGCGGCACGGAAAAATTTTATGACATGTCCATAAGGGCGCTTTCAGCCCTGATCAAGGTCGGCAAGATCGAAGAGGAAGTAAAGGACGTTTATACGTTATGCAAAAAAACACTTGAGATATTCGCCCAGGAGCTTGAATTTGAAAACTGCTCGATCATGCTGAAAGACACCGACAACGAACACCTGATATTAATGGCGGGCAGGGGAAGGGGCGACAAGTATATCTCGAAGAACTGGAAAAAAGGCAGAAGGATAAAAATAGGCGAAGGTGTTGCCGGCAAGGTCGCGGAGACGGGAGAATATATTTTTATATCTGATGTTCAGAATGATCCCCGTTTCAAACAATTCAACATGAGCGTTGAGATAACATCTTTATTGTCCATACCCCTGAAGAGCGATGAAAAAATATTGGGCGTGATTAACTTCAGCCACCCGCTGCTGGAGGCCTTCGACGAAAACAAGATCAACCTTATGGTCATCCTTTCCAATTTCGTTTCTCAGATGATAATGCTTGCAATGCTTCATAACAAGATAGCCCACTGGAATGATGACCTGAGAAAACAGATAGAAGACAAAACATCCGAGCTGACGGAAAAGAACAGGAAGCTCGAAAAATTAGCGGTCCAGGACCCGCTTACCGGCCTGTACAACAGGCGGTTTTTCTTCACAAGGCTTGAAGAGGAATTCTCAAGGTCCGCGAGGTATAACGAACATTTTTCCCTGCTCCTGATAGACCTCGATAATCTGAAGCCTGTCAACGATACCTACGGGCATCTGGCCGGTGACAAGGTCATCAGATCGTTTGCAAAATCCTTAAAGGGCATAGGGAGAAAAGGCGACGTTATCGCGCGCATCGGCGGCGATGAATTCGGATACATCCTGCTTGAGACCGATCAAAAAGGCGCGCACGATTTTGCGGAGCGCATACATGAAAGTTTCGCCAAAGTAAATCACGGTCCTGTGAAACCGACACCCACCGTCAGCATCGGCATCGCCCACTCCATCACAAAAAAATTCAAAAAACATCAGGAAGTCTTTAAAGCCGCAGATGATGACCTGTACAAATCGAAGAAGAAAAAGAAGATAAAGTAATTTCAAGACCTATAGAGTAAGTTGCTCATAAATCCGCTCTACCTGTTTCTCCGCATCACACACGTTCCCGTTATTATTTACAAGGAAGTCCGCGAATTTTCTTTTTCTGCTGATTGCCATCTGGGCGCGGAGCCTTTTGAGCGCCTCGTCTTCTGAAAACCCTTTGCGGGTCAGCCTGCTTATGGCCAGATCTCTTCTGCAGTAAACGACAACGGTTTTATCAAAGTGTTTTTCATAGCCGGCCTCAAACAGGAGGGGGACTTCAAAGACGATTAACGCGGAAGGATTTTTCTTCGATATCTTTGACTCTGTCTCTTTCACGGTCTTCAGGACCTGCGGGTGAATTATTTTTTCTATTGCCTTCCGTTTCTCAGGGTCCGCAAAGATGATCTTTGCCACACGCTGCTTGTTCAATGAAATACCGGAAGACTTTTTTATCAGGACTTCTTCACCAAGGGCGCGGGCGATCTTTTTTATCGTCTCCTGTTTTTTCAGGATGTCATGGACGAATTTATCAATGTCGAAAGTGTATGCCCCATGTTTCTTGAACAACTGCAGTACAGTGCTCTTCCCCATTCCGAAATTTCCAGTGAGTCCAATGGTCGGCATATGTGGATTATAACAAAATACCGCTTCTCAATTCGCCGTATCTCACACCTCTTGACAAACAGTCTTAAGGGGAGTAATTTAAAGTCACATAGCAGCCGAAGTCCTCTCAAAGAGGGGACGCGGGGGACCCAATAAAATTGGGGCGTATTCCAGAAATGGATAGGGCACTTCCAGGCCCGAGCCCGTCAGCTAACCTCGCAGGCATTTGGAAGGGCATAGGTCTGAAATGAAAACCGCTGCCTGGCGGTTTTTTTATTTCCCTCCGCTTGCCCCGAAGGAGGAGAAATGTCTCTCAAAAACATTCTCATCGGACAGCCGATCGAGACCATCAGGGAAAAGCACGAGCGCCTGACAAAGACGACCGGGCTGGCGGTATTTTCATCAGACGCCATGTCGTCCGTGGCTTATGCGACAGAAGAAATACTCTTTGCCCTCGTACTTGCCGGGACCGCGATGCTTCATTATTCGATGCCTGTCGCAGTTGGAATCTCAGCGCTTATCGCAATAGTCGCCATGTCATATTTCCAAACGATCCATGCTTATCCAAACGGCGGCGGCGCGTATATAGTTGCCAAAGACAACCTCGGCACATATCCCGGTCTTGTCGCAGGCGCTTCTTTGCTTATCGATTATGTGCTGACCGTCACAGTCAGCGTTTCAGCGGGTATCGCGGCGATAACATCAGCCTTCCCGGCGCTCCAGAATCATAAAATCGCATTATGCATTTTTGCCATCGCCCTCGTAATGATCGGCAACCTGCGCGGGGTCAGGGAATCAGGAAAGATATTTTCCCTTCCTGCATATATTTTTATAGGTTCGCTGTTTATTCTGATAGGGATGGGCATGTCGAAGTATTTCGGTATGCCTCATCCGCCTGCGCCTGAATTCAGAGAAGCGTCTGCAAATATATTGCCGGTCTTTCTTATCCTGAGGGCGTTTGCTTCAGGCTGCGCTGCGCTTACCGGCATAGAGGCTGTGGCAAACGGCGTTCAGGCGTTTAAGCCGCCGGAGTCAAGGAATGCCGGTGTCACTCTTATCTGGATGGCCTTGATACTCGGCTCGCTTTTCATGGGAATAACTTTTCTTGCGGACCACTACGGAATAATGCCGAATGAGAACGAGACCGTGCTGTCACAGGTGGCGAGGGCGGTGTTCTCGAAGGGCATAATTTATTATGTAATACAGTTTTCAACGTCTTTAATACTTATCCTTGCAGCCAACACTTCATTCGCGGATTTCCCAAGGCTTTCATCCATCATGGCATCCGACCGTTACATGCCGAGACAGTTAAGCAGCAGGGGAGACAAGTTAGTCTTCTCAAACGGAATACTCATCCTCGGGTTCTTTTCTATCATTCTTATCGTGATCTTCAGAGGCGATACACACGCTCTTATACCGCTTTATGCCGTCGGGGTTTTTACGGCATTTACCCTTTCACAGGCCGGGATGGTCAGGCACTGGATCAAGTTCAAAGGTAAGGGATGGATTAAGAACGTCATAATAAATGGCCTGGGCACGTTTACAACTGCAGTCGTCCTTGTTATCATTGCTTCAACAAAATTCATGCATGGGGCATGGATCGTGATAATCGCGATACCCGGTCTCGTTTTTTTGACACATAAAATACATCAGCATTATATTTCCGTTGCCGAACAGCTTTCTCTTGAAGGCGTTGGCGCAGTAAAGGAATACACCCACCATTCGGTTGTGATCCCCGTGTCGGGAGTTCAGAAGGCAGTGCTGAATGCGATTAAATATGCCAAGGCGCTGTCAGATGATGTGGTCGCGGTTTATATTTGCCTTGATACCGCGGAGATGGAGAGAGTGCAGCTTAAATGGAAGATTTACGGCATGGGAGTCCCGCTTGTGGTCCTGCACTCACCATACCGTTCTGTGATTGAGCCTCTGATGGATTACATAGACGGGATTCGTGAACGATATAAAGACGGCATCATTACCGTCATACTGCCGGAGTTTGTGCCGCAGAAGTGGTGGCATCACCTCCTCCATAACCAGACAGCGCTTCTGCTGAAAGGCATTATTCTCTTTAAGAAAGGAGTGGTGTCTACGAGCGTGCCTCTACACCTGAAGGGGTGATTTTCAAAGGCAATCATATCCTTGACTTACCTCCATAAGGCTGATAATATAATCTACTTTTAGAATATATTTAGCAGCTAAATAGAATCGATAATTCTAATTAACAATTCAATCACTTCTGAGGTA includes these proteins:
- a CDS encoding dephospho-CoA kinase; the protein is MPTIGLTGNFGMGKSTVLQLFKKHGAYTFDIDKFVHDILKKQETIKKIARALGEEVLIKKSSGISLNKQRVAKIIFADPEKRKAIEKIIHPQVLKTVKETESKISKKNPSALIVFEVPLLFEAGYEKHFDKTVVVYCRRDLAISRLTRKGFSEDEALKRLRAQMAISRKRKFADFLVNNNGNVCDAEKQVERIYEQLTL
- a CDS encoding APC family permease → MSLKNILIGQPIETIREKHERLTKTTGLAVFSSDAMSSVAYATEEILFALVLAGTAMLHYSMPVAVGISALIAIVAMSYFQTIHAYPNGGGAYIVAKDNLGTYPGLVAGASLLIDYVLTVTVSVSAGIAAITSAFPALQNHKIALCIFAIALVMIGNLRGVRESGKIFSLPAYIFIGSLFILIGMGMSKYFGMPHPPAPEFREASANILPVFLILRAFASGCAALTGIEAVANGVQAFKPPESRNAGVTLIWMALILGSLFMGITFLADHYGIMPNENETVLSQVARAVFSKGIIYYVIQFSTSLILILAANTSFADFPRLSSIMASDRYMPRQLSSRGDKLVFSNGILILGFFSIILIVIFRGDTHALIPLYAVGVFTAFTLSQAGMVRHWIKFKGKGWIKNVIINGLGTFTTAVVLVIIASTKFMHGAWIVIIAIPGLVFLTHKIHQHYISVAEQLSLEGVGAVKEYTHHSVVIPVSGVQKAVLNAIKYAKALSDDVVAVYICLDTAEMERVQLKWKIYGMGVPLVVLHSPYRSVIEPLMDYIDGIRERYKDGIITVILPEFVPQKWWHHLLHNQTALLLKGIILFKKGVVSTSVPLHLKG
- a CDS encoding HDOD domain-containing protein; the protein is MNESLRLHVQKITKLPTIPVIAQAILKIVSNDLASADELEEIIRKDPPISAKVLSVANSAFFGTGTPTTDIKNAVVRIGFDNVKNIALGISLMTVLDDGKRNGIFDYMRIFEHSTVVGAAAKALARKLDSDIPEDVFINGMLHDIGFLIMNKYFPESYGRVLDMFKEKKSLLEAEEAVFGFTHADMGTWLVDKWNLPDIILDTTQYHHAPSKAKRNLNLAALAHVADFIATRSIFSATKEDPNYPFDKASLDILGISENGLKDLEAEIKSEIFI
- a CDS encoding sensor domain-containing diguanylate cyclase — translated: MDNPSFIKLLEDIVKGSRIPDSFTGLSAEEEILAIRIHGELEKAKAYKNYSGIYLQALSGTEKFYDMSIRALSALIKVGKIEEEVKDVYTLCKKTLEIFAQELEFENCSIMLKDTDNEHLILMAGRGRGDKYISKNWKKGRRIKIGEGVAGKVAETGEYIFISDVQNDPRFKQFNMSVEITSLLSIPLKSDEKILGVINFSHPLLEAFDENKINLMVILSNFVSQMIMLAMLHNKIAHWNDDLRKQIEDKTSELTEKNRKLEKLAVQDPLTGLYNRRFFFTRLEEEFSRSARYNEHFSLLLIDLDNLKPVNDTYGHLAGDKVIRSFAKSLKGIGRKGDVIARIGGDEFGYILLETDQKGAHDFAERIHESFAKVNHGPVKPTPTVSIGIAHSITKKFKKHQEVFKAADDDLYKSKKKKKIK